The following are from one region of the Aspergillus chevalieri M1 DNA, chromosome 1, nearly complete sequence genome:
- a CDS encoding D-alanine--D-alanine ligase family protein (COG:M;~EggNog:ENOG410PPG2;~InterPro:IPR011761,IPR016185,IPR011095,IPR000291, IPR013815;~PFAM:PF07478;~go_function: GO:0005524 - ATP binding [Evidence IEA];~go_function: GO:0008716 - D-alanine-D-alanine ligase activity [Evidence IEA];~go_function: GO:0046872 - metal ion binding [Evidence IEA]), whose protein sequence is MAPLVIAFFYESISLYRSRGYSVEECVELDQDETIEAIAQSLRSNGYEVVLVGDVKELVNRIAKGEHEKWDLAFSISEGMHGVGREAQVPGLLEAYRIPHALSDAATLALCLDKGKTKMVLEHQGIPTAPFAVVPALWTPNGSTAKTVSQLLEKSIHAEELKDFPLFIKPACEGSSKGIYPFSKVTSPSELENGVKKLQARFLGQSILVEKYLTGNEYTVSLLGTGNSAKVLGSLQVNWSNPADGGFYTVSNKNEQGNEHLDQFVDAHNNPEVQAAEDLALRTWHALECCDVGRVDVRFGANGKPYVLELNPLPGLRPQWSSLVQTAEYHKISHEVLLGRIVESSLQRYPSLREKQSEK, encoded by the exons ATGGCGCCCCTGGTGATAGCATTTTTCTACGAAAGCATCTCCCTTTATCGGTCCCGCGGATACAGTGTCGAAGAGTGTGTAGAGCTGGACCAGGATGAAACCATTGAAGCCATTGCGCAATCCCTCCGAAGCAATGGCTACGAAGTAGTCCTGGTAGGTGATGTCAAGGAACTGGTGAATCGTATCGCCAAGGGGGAACATGAGAAGTGGGACCTAGCTTTTTCAATCTCCGAGGGGATGCATGGGGTTGGCCGTGAAGCTCAAGTGCCCGGTCTACTAGAGGCGTATCGCATTCCGCATGCGTTATCGGATGCAGCAACGTTGGCTCTGTGTTTGGATAAGGGGAAGACGAAG ATGGTTCTTGAGCATCAGGGTATCCCGACTGCACCCTTCGCCGTTGTCCCAGCACTGTGGACTCCCAACGGTTCGACGGCAAAGACGGTCTCGCAGCTTTTGGAAAAAAGTATCCATGCTGAAGAACTCAAAGACTTCCCTCTCTTCATCAAACCAGCCTGCGAGGGATCCTCAAAAGGGATCTATCCCTTCAGCAAAGTCACCAGCCCCTCCGAACTCGAGAACGGTGTCAAGAAGCTCCAAGCGCGATTCTTAGGACAAAGCATCCTGGTGGAGAAATATCTGACCGGAAACGAGTACACGGTCAGTCTGCTGGGGACGGGCAATTCTGCAAAAGTCCTTGGCTCGCTTCAAGTCAACTGGTCGAATCCCGCTGACGGCGGCTTCTACACCGTCTCTAACAAGAACGAGCAGGGTAATGAACATCTGGACCAATTTGTGGATGCTCACAATAACCCTGAGGTCCAAGCAGCTGAGGATCTAGCCCTGCGGACATGGCACGCGCTGGAGTGTTGCGATGTTGGGCGAGTGGATGTTCGATTTGGGGCGAATGGAAAGCCATATGTTTTGGAG CTCAATCCACTTCCTGGGCTGCGTCCGCAATGGTCTAGCCTGGTCCAAACCGCCGAGTACCACAAAATCAGTCATGAGGTACTCTTGGGGAGAATTGTTGAGAGCTCCTTGCAAAGATATCCAAGTTTGCGTGAGAAACAAAGTGAGAAATAG
- the fmaE gene encoding monooxygenase fmaE (COG:S;~EggNog:ENOG410PRBN;~InterPro:IPR025444,IPR011008;~PFAM:PF13826;~TransMembrane:1 (o49-77i)) — MSDSLYRLTPDIKMAFESLSIKSPHLSSGAVSAIVTHNFLRDTFTIQTWLLIGAALQSLLTILLPLPYAILPAICLLSWRAMHTVLMAFGYIRNTNMDDVVWGKFSAQVPGRDGMLPEKGAAEDVTVIMLGARSNHPLGIFGPGYQQVGDFMNKMLAQLEGNAEEYGFLGSTTYLEATARKTSNQSIILCYFRSIEEMHRYAHSPLHREAWNWWNSITRTHPHLSISHEVYHAPKGCWENIYVNYHLTGIANMRIDVKGSEGGVRPIVDASRGGLRTQTGRLAKSDGADNEKYGVDPY; from the exons ATGTCTGATTCGCTATATCGACTAACTCCGGATATCAAAATGGCGTTCGAGTCACTATCAATCAAGAGCCCACATTTATCTTCCGGGGCTGTGAGCGCCATCGTTACACATAAT TTCCTCCGCGACACCTTCACAATCCAAACCTGGCTGCTTATCGGCGCCGCTCTCCAATCCCTATTAACAATCCTACTACCACTTCCCTATGCCATCTTACCCGCAATCTGTCTCTTATCATGGCGCGCCATGCATACCGTTCTTATGGCATTCGGCTATATCAGAAATACCAATATGGATGATGTGGTGTGGGGGAAGTTCTCCGCGCAGGTTCCGGGGAGGGACGGGATGTTGCCGGAGAAGGGGGCGGCGGAGGATGTTACGGTTATTATGTTGGGGGCGAGATCGAATCA TCCGCTTGGCATCTTCGGCCCCGGGTATCAACAGGTAGGAGACTTCATGAACAAAATGCTAGCCCAGCTAGAAGGGAACGCAGAGGAATATGGCT TCCTCGGCTCCACGACGTACCTCGAAGCCACCGCACGCAaaaccagcaaccaatccATAATACTATGCTACTTCCGGTCGATTGAAGAAATGCACCGCTACGCGCATAGTCCTCTGCATAGAGAGGCGTGGAATTGGTGGAATAGTATCACCAGGACGCATCCGCATTTGAGTATCTCACATGAGGTGTATCATGCGCCGAAGGGGTGCTGGGAGAATATTTATGTTAATTATCATTTGACTGGGATTG CGAATATGAGAATCGATGTTAAAGGTTCTGAGGGAGGGGTGAGACCGATTGTAGATGCGAGTAGGGGAGGCCTGAGGACGCAGACGGGGAGATTGGCGAAAAGTGATGGGGCGGATAATGAGAAGTATGGGGTTGATCCTTATTAG
- a CDS encoding putative monosaccharide-P-dolichol utilization protein (COG:S;~EggNog:ENOG410PJ42;~InterPro:IPR016817,IPR006603;~PFAM:PF04193;~TransMembrane:5 (o59-78i90-112o118-139i146-164o232-255i)), with translation MDVLQKSVIEPLQPVLRPIALSLPEPVHDAIVSLIGSDCHNALVLGLDVTKDPKCTSLAISKALGLAIVGASAIVKVPQILKLIGSQSSAGVSFVSYALETASLLITLSYGVRNKFPFSTYGESALIAVQDVVVGVLVLSFAGRPTAAAAFVAVVAASVYALLVDQNMVDAQAMAYLQAGAGALSIASKAPQIFTIWKEGGTGQLSAFAVFNYLAGSLSRIFTTLQEVDDKLILYSFIAGFTLNVILAGQMLYYWKSSAKPQMQAKPAFKPVQQAPVAASTGRASPKPSGKTPTTRRRG, from the exons ATGGATGTCCTCCAGAAATCCGTGATTGAACCCCTCCAGCCTGTCCTCCGCCCCATCGCCCTCTCTCTCCCTGAACCCGTCCATGATGCCATCGTGTCGCTGATCGGATCTGACTGCCACAATGCCCTGGTGCTTGGCCTCGACGTGACCAAAGACCCCAAGTGCACATCACTAGCCATTTCCAAGGCCCTCGGCTTGGCCATTGTTGGCGCCAGCGCTATCGTCAAGGTCCCGCAGATCCTGAAGTTGATCGGTTCGCAGTCGTCGGCCGGTGTGTCGTTTGTGTCGTACGCGTTGGAGACGGCTAGTCTGCTTATTACTCTGTCTTATGGCGTCCGCAACAAGTTTCCGTTCAGCACGTATGGAGAGTCCGCTTTGATTGCGGTGCAGGATGTTGTGGTGGGTGTGTTGGTGTTGAGTTTTGCTGGAAGGCCGACTGCTGCCGCGGCGTTTGTTGCGGTCGTTGCGGCCAGTGTGTATGCGTTGTTGGTGGATCAGAATATGGTGGATGCGCAAGCGATGGCCTATCTTcaggctggtgctggtgctttGAGTATTGCTAGCAAGGCTCCTCAGATCTTCACCATCTGGAAGGAGGGTGGCACTGGACAGTTGAGCGCTTTCGCG GTATTCAACTATCTCGCCGGATCCCTGTCGCGCATCTTCACAACTCTGCAAGAGGTTGATGACAAGCTTATCCTCTACAGCTTCATTGCCGGTTTCACCTTGAACGTGATCCTGGCAGGTCAGATGCTGTACTACTGGAAGAGCTCTGCAAAGCCCCAGATGCAGGCTAAGCCAGCTTTCAAGCCGGTGCAGCAGGCCCCTGTTGCCGCGAGCACTGGCCGGGCGTCTCCCAAGCCGTCTGGCAAGACCCCTACTACCCGGAGACGGGGTTAA
- the med8 gene encoding RNA polymerase II mediator complex subunit MED8 (COG:K;~EggNog:ENOG410PR74;~InterPro:IPR019364;~PFAM:PF10232;~go_component: GO:0016592 - mediator complex [Evidence IEA];~go_function: GO:0003712 - transcription coregulator activity [Evidence IEA];~go_process: GO:0006357 - regulation of transcription by RNA polymerase II [Evidence IEA]), producing the protein MTSLNQDQIKALEQSRQRLVQLTHSLSSLITSINTSDPLPSWSSLQSQATIISNNLITVSEHLTDQKDLFNSLVAYPGPDYPSRTQGPALEQLLRTKLDPRVEDWVSRGRTTGQKSRSQTQVGGRELSEGDLAELWAWAPVEANQEARRRNWGGNFTLEEKEAGIENVVTGLRRELEDEDESEEEEEEEEDQMDIVGARKKASGGGLEFDIAARQPSQVAAAAGPMMPLDDVLRFMTTGLPPKQR; encoded by the exons ATGACCTCCCTAAACCAAGACCAAATAAAAGCCCTCGAGCAATCCCGCCAACGTCTCGTCCAATTAACCCACTCCCTAAGCTCCCTGATCACCAGTATAAACACCAGCGATCCGCTTCCCTCATG GTCCTCCCTCCAATCCCAAGCAACAATCATCTCCAACAATCTCATCACCGTCTCCGAGCACCTAACCGACCAAAAAGATCTCTTCAACTCGCTCGTCGCGTACCCAGGTCCCGACTACCCGTCCCGCACCCAAGGCCCCGCCCTCGAACAACTCCTGCGCACGAAACTCGATCCTCGTGTTGAAGACTGGGTTTCGCGCGGGCGGACCACGGGGCAGAAATCGCGGTCGCAGACACAGGTCGGGGGCCGGGAACTGAGCGAGGGGGATTTGGCGGAGTTGTGGGCGTGGGCTCCCGTGGAGGCGAATCAAGAGGCTAGGAGACGGAATTGGGGTGGGAATTTTacgctggaggagaaggaggcggGAATTGAGAATGTTGTTACGGGGTTGAggagggagttggaggatgaggatgagagtgaggaggaagaggaagaggaggaggatcagaTGGATATTGTGggggcgaggaagaaggctTCTGGGGGTGGGTTGGAGTTTGATATTGCTGCGAGACAGCCCAGTCAggtggctgctgctgctgggccGATGATGCCGTTGGATGATGTGTTGAGGTTTATGACGACTGGTTTGCCGCCGAAGCAGCGGTAA
- the cox10 gene encoding protoheme IX farnesyltransferase (COG:H;~EggNog:ENOG410PFA5;~InterPro:IPR030470,IPR006369,IPR016315,IPR000537;~PFAM:PF01040;~TransMembrane:8 (i175-193o213-236i257-279o285-303i310-331o351-371i404-434o454-472i);~go_component: GO:0016021 - integral component of membrane [Evidence IEA];~go_component: GO:0031966 - mitochondrial membrane [Evidence IEA];~go_function: GO:0008495 - protoheme IX farnesyltransferase activity [Evidence IEA];~go_function: GO:0016765 - transferase activity, transferring alkyl or aryl (other than methyl) groups [Evidence IEA];~go_process: GO:0006783 - heme biosynthetic process [Evidence IEA];~go_process: GO:0048034 - heme O biosynthetic process [Evidence IEA]): MIPLRSSLLRPGAASRDPARLLCSQCLHRAVRPRRPSVRAFISSSRLRSGVAHDNSPSSTLQKTYFSGNRTVDDATFMSNGNLLDSLSTANPSASPANTRAASSSSSDATIQSNPEELPHRRRKRLKEEATGNNSTEHVIPPDASAQLSSFSSALPTTSLRRKMAAFLALTKPRLSVLIVLTTTSAYGMYPISTLLTLDPSIAPLPTLSTSTLTFLYLTTGTFLSSCSANTLNMMFEPQYDAQMSRTKNRPLVRGLLSRRAALLFAIATAASGLGLLYIGTNPTVTALSAFNIFLYAFVYTPLKRMHVINTWVGAIVGGIPPLMGWVAAAGQTATMGHDTWRDMLLSEDSIGGWLLGGILFAWQFPHFNALSHTIREEYRAAGYKMLAWTNPARNARVALRYSVLMFPISIGLWWVGVVGHGFLVGSTVANGWLVKEAYRFWKQQGANGTARGLFWASIWQLPILLVGGLLTKKGLWDGVWNQIFGQPLDDEDDYLYYDAEEEELETSDSGAVSAGSNSSSR, from the coding sequence ATGATCCCTCTCCGTTCCTCGTTGTTGAGGCCCGGAGCAGCTTCTCGAGACCCTGCGCGCCTGCTCTGTTCGCAATGTCTACACCGTGCTGTGCGCCCGCGCCGCCCCTCCGTCCGGGCCTTCATCTCCTCGTCCCGCTTGCGATCCGGTGTCGCTCATGACAATTCCCCTTCATCTACGCTGCAGAAGACTTACTTCTCGGGGAACCGGACAGTTGATGATGCGACGTTCATGAGTAATGGAAATTTATTGGACTCGTTGTCGACAGCCAATCCCTCTGCTTCACCCGCCAACACTCGTGCGGCGTCCTCGTCATCCAGCGATGCCACCATACAATCAAATCCAGAGGAATTGCCTCACAGACGGAGGAAAAGATTAAAAGAAGAGGCGACTGGGAACAATTCCACAGAACATGTTATTCCGCCAGATGCATCCGCGCAACTCTCGTCCTTTTCCTCCGCTCTTCCTACTACCTCTCTCCGCCGCAAAATGGCCGCTTTTCTCGCCCTCACCAAACCCCGTCTCTCGGTCCTGATCGTCCTAACTACGACTTCCGCGTACGGCATGTATCCTATATCGACACTCCTTACACTCGACCCGTCCATTGCCCCACTCCCGACTCTTTCCACCTCCACATTGACCTTCCTCTATCTGACTACGGGCACCTTCCTCTCTTCCTGTAGTGCCAACACGTTGAACATGATGTTCGAGCCGCAATACGATGCGCAAATGTCCCGGACGAAAAACCGGCCATTGGTTCGAGGCCTCCTCTCCCGCCGTGCAGCCCTTCTCTTTGCGATCGCCACGGCCGCCTCGGGGCTTGGTCTGCTGTACATTGGAACCAACCCGACTGTGACGGCACTTTCGGCTTTTAACATCTTCCTATATGCTTTCGTCTACACCCCGCTGAAACGGATGCATGTGATCAACACCTGGGTGGGAGCCATTGTCGGAGGAATTCCTCCATTGATGGGCTGGGTTGCCGCGGCTGGCCAGACGGCAACCATGGGCCACGACACCTGGCGCGACATGCTTCTCAGTGAAGATAGTATTGGTGGATGGCTTCTGGGTGGTATCTTGTTCGCCTGGCAATTCCCACACTTTAATGCGCTCTCCCACACGATTCGCGAAGAGTACAGGGCGGCTGGATATAAGATGCTTGCTTGGACCAACCCCGCCCGGAACGCACGTGTTGCCCTTCGGTACTCGGTTCTTATGTTCCCCATCTCCATCGGGCTCTGGTGGGTTGGTGTGGTTGGTCATGGGTTCCTGGTTGGCAGCACGGTGGCCAATGGATGGCTGGTGAAGGAAGCATATCGGTTCTGGAAGCAACAGGGTGCCAACGGGACAGCGCGAGGTCTGTTCTGGGCTAGTATCTGGCAACTTCCTATCCTTCTGGTCGGAGGTCTATTGACGAAGAAGGGTCTTTGGGATGGTGTTTGGAATCAGATCTTTGGCCAACCtcttgatgatgaagatgattaTCTCTACTATGAtgctgaagaggaggagcttGAGACGAGTGACAGTGGCGCAGTGTCTGCAGGGTCGAATTCTTCATCAAGATAG
- a CDS encoding aspartate--tRNA ligase MSD1 (BUSCO:EOG09261Q18;~COG:J;~EggNog:ENOG410PG5R;~InterPro:IPR006195,IPR012340,IPR004115,IPR004364, IPR002312,IPR004524;~PFAM:PF00152;~go_component: GO:0005737 - cytoplasm [Evidence IEA];~go_function: GO:0000166 - nucleotide binding [Evidence IEA];~go_function: GO:0004812 - aminoacyl-tRNA ligase activity [Evidence IEA];~go_function: GO:0005524 - ATP binding [Evidence IEA];~go_function: GO:0016874 - ligase activity [Evidence IEA];~go_process: GO:0006418 - tRNA aminoacylation for protein translation [Evidence IEA]), with protein sequence MFPRVGRYSPRLRSSYIEISNYFRGRQAGLRTGLLAQAPTYRSFHKQFCLREQPHIHAEHRPFLERFKKAVEFPPATHNDFEVFFTQASPGQEVTLHGYLGHRADLSKKLSFVRLTDPTMKHSVQLVSFAKSGDAFEKVRSVSANSPVAVRGKVQAKKAKGGETLEKSDAWEVHVEDLHSLNDFPKNILMTPETVFAPEQRYLQLRNESELRDALRFRAQVHNVCKEELEQCQPAFIEVETPLLFKSTPEGAREFLVPTRRRGLAYALPQSPQQYKQILMASGIPRYFQFARCFRDEDLRADRQPEFTQLDLEMSFATGEDVMHVVEGIVRRLWSTLMDEPAPSGPFRRLLYEEAMSKYGSDKPDTRYGMEISRIDYLLPVDLVSKITPILNPYVEVFKIENNENDPAAMTKFITEFLDSPAGAPFNNNPDGAPGIFIYDAKKPLCGLQPFGFEAAEHIENALDADHGDLIVIQAREAVPFTGGSTAIGDLRRALHTAAVSSGFKPAPMGFEFLWITDFPLFSPSSDTEPGQGGAAGISSTHHPFTAPKTAADVDKLLSDPTEAIADHYDLVVNGVELGGGSRRIHDAAVQEFILRDILQMRPERLADFEHLLDALRAGCPPHAGLALGFDRLVAVMLGKESVRDVIAFPKTGKGGEDAMVRAPSEMSEEALETYHLRLRE encoded by the exons ATGTTCCCCCGCGTGGGACGATACTCCCCCCGTCTCCGCTCTAGCTATATCGAAATTTCGAATTACTTCCGCGGCCGACAAGCTGGGCTTAGGACTGGATTATTAGCTCAGGCCCCGACATATAGATCTTTTCATAAACAGTTTTGTCTCCGAGAGCAACCGCATATACACGCAGAGCACCGACCTTTCCTAGAGCGGTTCAAGAAAGCTG TTGAATTCCCTCCTGCTACGCATAATGACTTTGAAGTATTCTTCACCCAGGCCAGCCCTGGTCAAGAAGTTACACTTCACGGCTACCTTGGCCACCGCGCAGATCTCTCTAAGAAACTATCCTTCGTGCGTTTGACGGACCCAACAATGAAACACAGCGTGCAACTAGTTTCCTTTGCCAAGAGTGGCGACGCCTTTGAGAAAGTCAGGTCAGTTAGCGCAAACAGCCCCGTGGCAGTAAGAGGCAAGGTTCAGGCCAAGAAGGCGAAAGGAGGCGAGACACTCGAAAAGAGTGATGCTTGGGAAGTACACGTCGAAGATTTACACTCGCTCAATGACTTCCCGAAGAATATTCTCATGACCCCGGAGACGGTGTTTGCGCCAGAGCAGCGGTACTTGCAGCTGCGTAATGAGAGTGAGTTGCGTGATGCATTGCGATTCCGTGCGCAGGTGCACAATGTGTGTAAGGAGGAATTGGAGCAGTGTCAACCTGCTTTTATCGAGGTTGAAACGCCACTTCTGTTCAAGTCGACACCTGAGGGAGCAAGGGAGTTCTTGGTGCCGACGCGGAGGCGTGGACTGGCCTATGCATTGCCGCAGAGTCCTCAGCAATACAAACAGATCCTCATGGCTAGCGGGATCCCGAGATACTTCCAGTTTGCACGGTGTTTCAGAGATGAAGATCTCCGGGCGGACAGACAGCCTGAATTCACCCAGCTCGATTTGGAGATGTCCTTTGCAACTGGTGAAGACGTCATGCACGTTGTTGAGGGGATTGTCCGCAGGCTCTGGTCGACCCTGATGGATGAACCAGCACCATCCGGCCCATTCCGGAGACTTTTATACGAGGAGGCCATGAGCAAGTACGGATCCGATAAACCAGACACCCGATACGGCATGGAGATCTCCCGGATCGACTACCTTCTCCCCGTCGACCTAGTCAGCAAAATCACCCCAATTCTCAACCCATACGTCGAGGTCTTCAAAATCGAAAATAACGAAAACGACCCGGCCGCCATGACCAAATTCATCACTGAATTCCTAGACTCCCCCGCCGGCGCTCCCTTCAACAACAACCCAGACGGCGCCCCCGGAATCTTCATCTACGACGCCAAGAAACCCCTCTGCGGCCTGCAACCCTTCGGTTTCGAAGCAGCCGAGCATATCGAAAACGCTCTCGACGCAGACCACGGCGACCTCATCGTGATCCAAGCCCGCGAAGCAGTCCCCTTCACCGGCGGCTCAACGGCAATCGGCGATCTGCGTCGCGCTCTGCACACCGCCGCTGTATCCTCCGGCTTCAAACCAGCCCCCATGGGCTTCGAGTTCCTCTGGATCACCGACTTCCccctcttctccccctcTTCAGATACGGAGCCGGGCCAGGGTGGCGCAGCAGGCATTTCTTCAACCCACCATCCCTTCACTGCTCCCAAGACCGCCGCCGACGTCGACAAACTCCTATCTGACCCTACGGAAGCGATCGCAGACCACTACGATCTCGTCGTCAACGGCGTCGAGCTTGGCGGTGGTAGTCGCCGTATCCACGACGCCGCTGTGCAGGAGTTCATCCTGCGAGATATTCTGCAGATGCGGCCGGAGCGGTTAGCAGACTTTGAGCACCTGCTTGACGCGCTTAGGGCTGGGTGTCCGCCGCATGCAGGGTTGGCGCTGGGGTTTGATCGGTTGGTGGCGGTTATGTTGGGGAAGGAGAGCGTTAGGGATGTCATTGCTTTCCCGAAGACTGGGAAGGGAGGGGAGGATGCCATGGTAAGGGCGCCGAGTGAGATGAGTGAGGAGGCGTTGGAGACGTATCATTTGAGGTTAAGGGAGTGA